The sequence TTTCTCCTTAAAAACTTAAAAGCCATTCTATAGTGAAACATATATGACATATTACTCCGACTTGATTTTATATGCTATAAAGGGCCTCAGGAGGCAGGCATTAAGAAGCTGGCTTACTATTCTTGGAATTGTTATTGGAGTGGCAGCTATTGTGGTACTTGTCTCTTTGGGAGAAGGAGTTTCTTCGATTATAAAAAAAGAGATGGAACAGTTTGGTCCACAAAATATAATCATCATGCCCGGAAATGTCTTTGCATCTTTTATGGTTGGACCATCAGGGCCTCCAACTCAAGGAAAACTTTACAAAAGTGATATTGAGCGGCTTTCTGGTATTGATGGAATAAGGATAATTAGCCCCTTTCTCTACGGCGCCTTTTCAGTTTCTTATAGGGGTGAAGTTGGAACCTTTACCGTTACAGGAATTGAACCAGAAAACTATGCTGACGCTTTCCCTTCTCTCAAGATTGCTGAAGGAAGAATGCTAAAAGATGGGGATAGATACGTATTAGTTATTGGCGATAAAATTGCTCATGGGCTTTTTAAAGAGGACTTGAGAGTAAACAGCGTTTTAAGGATAAGTGGAAAAAATTTTCAGGTTGTTGGGATATTGGAAAGAACGGGAGGCACATTTGATGATACAGATACAAGTGTCATCGCGCCTTTTAAGGATATAGAAGAACTTTTGTCCAAGAATATTCAGGATAATGAGATCAGTGGTATTTTGGTAGTTATGAAAGATAATTGGAATATGAAAGAAGCTGAAGAGGAAATAAAAAAGACATTGAGAGAAGCGCATAGGGTAAGGGAAGGTGAAGAAGATTTTACGGTCCTATCAGCAGAAACCGTATCTAGTCAGGTAAAAAACATTAGCGATATTCTCAGTGTGTTTTTGGGGGCAATTTCAGCTATATCTCTTATGGTAGGGGGGATTACCATCGCTAACACAATGTTTATGTCGGTTCTTGAAAGAAGACAAGAGATTGGGATACTCAGGGCGATGGGAGCAACTAAAAAATGGATACGCTTTGTATTTCTTGTTGAGAGTGCCATTATTGGAATAATTGGGGGGAGCATCGGCATTATTGTTGGTCTTCTAATAATTAGCATATTCTGGTTGATTGGAATCCCTGCAACACCCACTTTGAGTCTAATTTTATTTTGCGGTATATTTTCTTTGCTTATAGGGATAATAAGTGGTATAATCCCTGCAAGTAGAAGTGCAGAAATGGATGCTGTTGAGGCATTAAGGTATGAATGACTATTTCTAATTTTGAAGGTCTCCAAAAGTGAGAGGTAACTAAAACGATTATGATATATTGTGATATTTAATGGTAAACTATCTCAAAGGAGGAGAACGTCGGCTTGCTTATAGTCTTCTTTTCAATAATTTCTAGCTTATCTATCCTTATACCTAAATACTCCTCTGAGGGCTTACTGTGCTTGATTTCATGAATAAATTCTGAGAGATGATAGTCGCTTTTACATTCGCATTGTATCCTTACAGTTCCATCCTTTTCGTTCCATATCCTTCCGTTTACAAAGAGTTTCCTTGAAATTTCGCAGACATACTTGCGAAAGAATACTCCTTGCACCCGTCCCGCAGCAACCAGATAGGCGTAAATCATTTCTATACACCTTATCTCTAGCTAAAGCTGCATCTATCCCAAGAGAAATAGCCCTGAGCGCCATACAATTCAGAAAGGAAATAGGGAGTTAGAGTTATGATGATGAGGCTTATTATTGAGCCCGTTAGCATTGCTGTGGCCCAGACATTTGCTCTTGCACGAGTTTCAGCTCCAAAGATCTGTCCTGCGGCGTACACGAGGCCGGCTGAAACAAGCATAAGAAGGGCAACTATTGGAAGAAGACGGTAGACAAAGACGCATAAGTCCCTAAGAGCTATTTCAACGTTTGATAATTGAGAGTACGAAATAGCAGTAATGAGAACTAAAAAGAGTGTGATGTTGAGTATTCGTTTAGACATGAAACCACATAATTAATTACATATTAACTTTTAATATGTTTTTATACAGTCCCATCTCCTTTTGTAAAGAGTTTTTTATATTTTTTGTTATATTTATTTATTGTTAATTAGTTTATTGGCCAAAGTAATTTGATTGAATCAGTAAAATCAATTGTTGATTTATTGACACAGACTAGGTATGGTGAGGTAGTGAGTAGTAGTGCATATGATGCAATTGTAGTCGGGGGAGGGCCTGCAGGATCTACGTGTGCTGCCCTATTAGGAAGAAGAGGGCACAATGTTCTTCTGATTGAAAAAAATAAATTTCCAAGAGATAAAATTTGCGGAGATGCGGTTAGTGGAAAATCAATGAAGGTCCTCAATGAACTTGGGCTTCTTCAGGAAGCTGAAAGTCTACCGCATGGGGAGATTAGAGGGGTTATCTTCTCGTCGCCATCCGGTGAGGAGGTTAGGATAGAATTTCCAAAAAATGACCCAATAAGAAAAGGTACGGGCTATTGCTGCAGGAGGATTTATCATGATAACCTACTTTTTCAAAACGCAAAAAAATATGCTAAGACTTTAGAAAACTTTCAGGTTTATGACCTTATTTTGAACGGAAAACAAGTAGTGGGAGTAAAAGGAAGGAACACAGAAACTGGGGAGGAACAAGAGTTTGGAGCAAAAGTTGTTGTTGGTTGTGATGGGGTAGGTTCGATTGTAGCAAGAAAAACAGGTAACGCGCAAACTGATCCAAAACATTTGTGTCAGGCATTTAGGGCTTATTATAAAAACGTAGCAGGACTTAGCGACAACATTGAGATACATTTCGTTGACTCACTAATACCTGGGTATTTTTGGATTTTTCCGGTTGGGGAGGATAGTGCAAATGTAGGAGTTGGGATGGTAATGGATGACGTTACAAGAAAAAAGATAAACTTAAGACAAGCCCTCTTGGATATAGTCCTAACGCATCCTAGATTTAAAGATAGGTTCAAAGATGCAATCCAAGAGGAAGGAAGCGTTAAGGCTTGGTCTTTACCGTTTGGGTCTAGACTTCCAAAATGCTATGGAGACGGTTTCGTTCTTTGCGGTGATGCGGCTTCATTAGTAGACCCGTTCTCTGGAGAGGGTGTTGGAAATGCTATGACGAGTGCATCTATAGCGGCAAAGGTGATAAGCCAAGCTTTAAGTGAAGGGGATACTTCTGCAAAGTCGCTGTCAAGGTATGAGAACGCACTTATAAGCGAACTAAAGGTTGAGTTAGATACGTCTTATCTTCTCCAGAGGTTGGGAAGAGTTACACCGATACTAAACTTTATAATAGGAAAGGCAAGAAAGAGCCAGGAGGTGCGAGAAACTATTTCTGGCATGCTTGCAAATCAAGAAGCAAAAAAGGAATTTATATCGCCCCTATTTTACTTACGACTTCTTTTAGCTTAGCGGAAAGTGGATTATGAAAAGCTTATTGTAGGTGAGAGATTTAGTGGCTTTGACAGAGGATGGTCGAGCTGGAAAAAGAGATATTGTTAAATTATAAATACCAGGCTCATTTGGAGTTGTTAATGCATTTAATCTTGATAGCTCTATTGAATAGAGATTGTTCCAACCGATACAGGAATTTTCCAGTTCTAAATAAGTACAGTTTCTTATCTCCTCCGGTTTTTCATTAGTTGTTCCACAATTATTTACGTCAACACAAGTTCTTGTTTGGGTTCTATTTCGAGGGCAGATTTCTGGACCCCACGAACTACAGGTCCAATTCTCTATGCAATTTGCCATAACCCCCCGCTTTCATTATTTCTAATTTCTTGAACACGTTGATTAGATATGGCATCGCATGTATAATTTTTGAGGCAACCATACTGATTACATAGCGGTATAAGGTTCCCCTTATTATTGCAATAGAGTGGTTTAGAGATGGAACAAGAATTATAAAGGGTTCCGTCACTACAATAGTTCTGTAGAAGAGGTTCTTCATTACATTTTCCTCAATTACAACCGTATGGACAAGGATAGGGTTGTGAGAGGCATAACATTCCATCAGAACTACAATAATACTCATTTAAACTTAGGTCGTTTAGACAAGAATCTTTATAAAAAATTTGTGTGGTATCATTACAGTTTCACGGAATATAAATATTTTGGCCATCATCACTATCCGTACATAGGGGGGAGTATATCTTCCAGTAATTATTCTGCTAATTATTCCCCCACTAATTCCACCCTTCCTTCTACTTTCTTCAGAACAAGCAGCATAACCGGCTCCTTCACCTGAAATGATATTATTCCTAATTCTAAAACTTCTCAGACTTAGTTGGTTTAATTCTTGCAATGGGTGAAGTTAAATACAATGATGATAAAAGGACATTCCAAAAATGGCATGAAGATCTCAAGGGTGGAAAATCGGCTTACGAGCTTGAAAGAATTAAAAGAGGGGCTTGGTCAAGACTAAGAAAAGTGGAATTTAATTTAAAACAAATTTCTTTCATAAAAATTGACGATTCTGTTCTTATTAAATGTGGTTCGTTCCAAAGAGATTTTCGGAATGCCGATGGTACACGAAGGAGAGAAAAAGTTTTGTTAGATCTAGAGAAATTAGATGAGGAGATAATTTTCTTTCTTAATTTTAATTCAAAACAAAAGAAATTAAAATAAAGCCTCCGCCCGGAAAAATAAGAAAAAATTTTGTTTAACTTTCGTTAGATGAAAGTTGCGTAGCAATTTCATTCTCTCTTTTCCTCCTATGAAGTTAAACGAAGGCAACAACATCATTATAATTTACGGCCTCCTTTCCGTGAAATGCAGGTTTTCGAATTGCACATAACGTATGCGATTAAGAGAAGTTTTTGCGAAGGAAAAATTGGGTGGAGCCGAGCGGCAAGCTAAGGGGGAACCGTATAAGCGCTGTTAAGTCCCTTTTTCTGAAAGAAAAAATCTAGAATTGCGAAGCAAAATTCAGAGAAGTCGCTGACGAAGTGCGCCACAAGAATTAATATTTTTTAATCTCAATTCTTTTCCCATTCTCATATTTATACAATTTCCCTTCTTCTTCGCCACTACATTGCTTGTGTGAGCCATCGCAGAAAGGTTTATTTTTGCTCAATCCACACATACAAATCCATTTGCTTTCTCCACCAACTTTTACTTCCATCGGCATTTTTTCTTCATGTTTTACAATTCTTGCCATCTTTATACCTCCATTAGTAATCTTTTTATAGTATCTTGACTATACTATGTATAACAATGAGAACTATATAAATGTTGTAGTAACCAAAAGTAAAGTTTTAGGTGAATTGAATGGAAAAAATTTGTCCAATAACAAAAACATTGATTTATCTTAGTAAAAAATGGGCTTTATTGATTTTGAGAGAATTACACCAGAGTGGAACAAAAAGATTTAACGATTTAATCAAAGAAATGGAGAATATTAGCCCAAGAACTTTATCAAAGCGATTGAAAGAATTGGAAAAGTTAGGATTAGTCTCAAGGAA comes from Candidatus Anstonellales archaeon and encodes:
- a CDS encoding ABC transporter permease, with the translated sequence MTYYSDLILYAIKGLRRQALRSWLTILGIVIGVAAIVVLVSLGEGVSSIIKKEMEQFGPQNIIIMPGNVFASFMVGPSGPPTQGKLYKSDIERLSGIDGIRIISPFLYGAFSVSYRGEVGTFTVTGIEPENYADAFPSLKIAEGRMLKDGDRYVLVIGDKIAHGLFKEDLRVNSVLRISGKNFQVVGILERTGGTFDDTDTSVIAPFKDIEELLSKNIQDNEISGILVVMKDNWNMKEAEEEIKKTLREAHRVREGEEDFTVLSAETVSSQVKNISDILSVFLGAISAISLMVGGITIANTMFMSVLERRQEIGILRAMGATKKWIRFVFLVESAIIGIIGGSIGIIVGLLIISIFWLIGIPATPTLSLILFCGIFSLLIGIISGIIPASRSAEMDAVEALRYE
- a CDS encoding helix-turn-helix domain-containing protein, producing the protein MEKICPITKTLIYLSKKWALLILRELHQSGTKRFNDLIKEMENISPRTLSKRLKELEKLGLVSRKKFNEIPPRVDYSLTKKGKELVKCFKHLDIWVKKFDVK
- a CDS encoding acylphosphatase is translated as MIYAYLVAAGRVQGVFFRKYVCEISRKLFVNGRIWNEKDGTVRIQCECKSDYHLSEFIHEIKHSKPSEEYLGIRIDKLEIIEKKTISKPTFSSFEIVYH
- a CDS encoding geranylgeranyl reductase family protein, whose product is MIESVKSIVDLLTQTRYGEVVSSSAYDAIVVGGGPAGSTCAALLGRRGHNVLLIEKNKFPRDKICGDAVSGKSMKVLNELGLLQEAESLPHGEIRGVIFSSPSGEEVRIEFPKNDPIRKGTGYCCRRIYHDNLLFQNAKKYAKTLENFQVYDLILNGKQVVGVKGRNTETGEEQEFGAKVVVGCDGVGSIVARKTGNAQTDPKHLCQAFRAYYKNVAGLSDNIEIHFVDSLIPGYFWIFPVGEDSANVGVGMVMDDVTRKKINLRQALLDIVLTHPRFKDRFKDAIQEEGSVKAWSLPFGSRLPKCYGDGFVLCGDAASLVDPFSGEGVGNAMTSASIAAKVISQALSEGDTSAKSLSRYENALISELKVELDTSYLLQRLGRVTPILNFIIGKARKSQEVRETISGMLANQEAKKEFISPLFYLRLLLA
- a CDS encoding CDGSH iron-sulfur domain-containing protein, with the protein product MARIVKHEEKMPMEVKVGGESKWICMCGLSKNKPFCDGSHKQCSGEEEGKLYKYENGKRIEIKKY